A single region of the Rhodothermales bacterium genome encodes:
- a CDS encoding T9SS type A sorting domain-containing protein, whose product MLYGESAGGPGSGWRIDGTFTLADPSDPSDGMIYVLRDGNDLWISARVADKSVGGGLGLFNFDGLIISMVNRMTRPTEPYTDPNYFNAANNAEFFYTFWNPADTSDAATTYDDGSLVGSGLPLPGNEARLFGDFGVGFGEGNVERSPENVAKWDARTVVDGISNDDTHGDDVGYTMEMRIALDSLGYDFSAATGDRVPLSIALNDDDYSWPEDANLSMLTRTWWQNQWGNDFPNGVAYIMGSPDVTVNSGDAPSLTEPDFRVLNDESAEITLDGQLSEDVWGQLDTLITLQYQASSSMLDALPGAGAYYTHWFRPDINGDERQAIVIDPSIGHFKTFFQGNMLFIGLDAEDQAISGISRGDDGGDGTRIILRDRAGTDGSPLPFLQFEITIDSTGNIAYAEDAAILRAADSTAFQAAVYLKDASTVADPTDIDTGYQMEIAIDLTKALNYEDGLGDGLLYMGAVFFDGDYLESMTDSYSTRIWWLTERGFGPAATGLMDPTFRVDTEREAGELPQSIALRGNFPNPFNPTTTLSYALPTAGDVTISVYDVLGREVRTLAPGLQAPGSQTFTFDAAGLASGLYIYRIQVVDAALGVDQISGVGKMLLLK is encoded by the coding sequence TTGCTGTATGGGGAAAGCGCCGGCGGACCCGGCAGCGGCTGGCGTATCGACGGCACGTTCACGCTGGCCGATCCCTCTGACCCGAGCGACGGCATGATCTACGTGCTGCGCGATGGGAATGACCTGTGGATCAGCGCCCGTGTGGCGGATAAGTCGGTCGGTGGAGGCCTGGGTCTGTTTAATTTCGATGGCCTTATCATCTCCATGGTCAATCGGATGACACGGCCTACCGAGCCCTATACGGATCCGAATTACTTCAACGCGGCCAACAACGCTGAATTCTTCTATACATTTTGGAATCCGGCTGACACATCGGATGCGGCCACGACCTATGACGACGGCTCGCTCGTGGGTTCTGGCCTGCCGCTGCCCGGTAACGAAGCGCGGCTGTTCGGCGATTTCGGCGTCGGCTTTGGCGAGGGGAATGTGGAACGTTCACCCGAAAACGTTGCCAAGTGGGATGCCCGCACGGTCGTGGACGGGATTTCGAACGACGACACTCATGGTGACGACGTCGGATATACCATGGAAATGCGCATCGCATTGGACTCGCTGGGCTACGACTTCAGCGCGGCGACGGGTGATAGGGTGCCGCTGAGTATTGCGCTGAACGACGACGACTACAGCTGGCCGGAAGACGCCAATCTTTCGATGTTAACGCGCACCTGGTGGCAGAATCAGTGGGGCAACGACTTCCCCAATGGTGTCGCCTACATCATGGGAAGCCCGGACGTGACCGTCAATTCAGGCGATGCGCCTTCGTTGACTGAGCCGGACTTCCGTGTGCTGAACGACGAAAGCGCTGAGATCACGCTTGACGGCCAGTTGAGCGAAGACGTCTGGGGACAACTTGATACCCTGATCACGCTGCAGTACCAGGCGTCATCATCCATGCTCGACGCGCTCCCGGGCGCCGGCGCGTATTATACACACTGGTTCCGGCCCGATATCAACGGCGACGAACGGCAGGCGATCGTCATCGACCCCTCGATCGGCCATTTCAAGACCTTCTTCCAGGGCAACATGCTCTTCATCGGTCTGGATGCCGAAGATCAGGCGATAAGTGGCATCAGCCGTGGAGACGACGGAGGCGATGGAACGCGCATCATCCTGCGGGACCGTGCCGGCACGGATGGTTCGCCGCTGCCCTTCCTGCAGTTTGAAATAACCATCGATTCCACAGGCAATATTGCGTATGCTGAAGACGCGGCCATCTTGCGCGCGGCGGACAGCACCGCCTTCCAGGCGGCCGTCTACTTGAAGGATGCCTCGACCGTCGCCGATCCGACGGATATCGACACCGGTTATCAGATGGAAATCGCCATTGACCTGACCAAGGCGCTTAACTACGAGGATGGTCTTGGCGACGGCCTGCTATACATGGGTGCGGTCTTCTTCGATGGCGACTATCTCGAAAGCATGACCGACAGCTACAGCACCCGCATCTGGTGGCTTACCGAGCGCGGCTTTGGCCCTGCGGCCACGGGCTTGATGGACCCCACGTTCCGTGTGGATACGGAGCGTGAAGCAGGCGAACTGCCCCAATCCATCGCCCTCCGCGGCAACTTCCCGAACCCGTTCAACCCGACCACCACGCTGTCCTACGCCCTGCCGACGGCCGGCGATGTGACAATCAGCGTCTACGACGTGCTCGGCCGTGAAGTCCGCACCCTCGCCCCGGGCCTCCAGGCGCCCGGTTCGCAGACGTTCACGTTCGACGCCGCCGGCCTCGCTTCCGGTCTCTACATCTACCGGATCCAGGTCGTCGACGCCGCTCTGGGTGTCGATCAGATCAGCGGTGTTGGTAAGATGCTGCTCCTGAAGTAA